A stretch of the Synechocystis sp. PCC 7338 genome encodes the following:
- a CDS encoding iron uptake porin, translated as MGLICGLAIASGLTATLSSHAQAVPGDEPFAPVNRYQLGGENSGNKVNQITSVAELRDVQPNDWAFAALQSLVERYGCIVGYPDRTYRGDAEGTLRARALSRYEFAAALNACLNTIEQLLQANVSVVQGDLDLLKKLAQDFQAELKQLAVRVDNLATRTAFLENHQFSTTTKLYGQTIVSFDDVFGDRVGGDRNEFQPQLAYRVRFNLETSFTGKDLLRTRLQFSNFFNGVAQTGTNMTRFNYDDNSNNNVEVTHLWYRTPLTDNLTLRLGSVGVGYTDLVDTLTPPTIADDALGIPSRFGEYDPIYRRGGGGAGSNWQITPTLQLSAGYLATNPNDPDSGNGLFNGGHHALGQLAYQTADGGIGFTYSRSYFPAGETNLMAGTGSFLAIQPFGEAIATAGDFYTLQGYYRITPHVQLHAWGGYVDAQAQGGGMSNLADGVGGTVLREVSWNRSAIWYGLLGISFPDVGGEGNLPGIALGIPPTVTASNLPGAVGQTTPYHLETFYRIQINDNISITPGFWVVLNPEANSNNATQYVGHIRTSFLF; from the coding sequence ATGGGTTTGATTTGTGGTTTGGCGATCGCCAGTGGACTAACAGCGACGTTATCCAGTCATGCCCAAGCTGTTCCTGGAGATGAACCCTTTGCCCCGGTTAATCGTTACCAATTAGGTGGTGAAAATTCCGGTAACAAAGTCAATCAAATTACCTCAGTGGCGGAATTACGGGATGTGCAACCCAATGATTGGGCCTTTGCCGCTCTGCAAAGTTTAGTGGAACGTTACGGTTGTATAGTGGGTTATCCAGACCGCACCTATCGAGGTGATGCCGAAGGCACACTGCGTGCCCGTGCCCTCAGCCGTTATGAATTTGCGGCGGCATTAAATGCTTGCTTAAACACCATTGAGCAACTGTTACAGGCAAATGTCTCCGTGGTTCAGGGGGATTTAGACTTACTAAAAAAATTAGCCCAGGATTTCCAAGCCGAGCTAAAACAATTGGCAGTTAGGGTCGACAATTTGGCCACCCGCACCGCTTTTTTAGAAAACCATCAATTTTCCACCACCACTAAGCTTTATGGCCAAACCATTGTGTCCTTCGACGACGTCTTTGGCGATCGGGTAGGGGGAGATAGGAATGAATTTCAACCGCAGTTAGCCTACCGGGTGCGCTTTAACCTAGAAACCAGTTTCACAGGTAAGGATTTGCTCAGAACTCGTTTGCAATTCTCCAATTTCTTCAATGGAGTGGCACAAACTGGCACCAATATGACCCGTTTTAACTATGACGATAATTCCAACAATAATGTGGAAGTAACCCATCTTTGGTACCGTACTCCTTTGACGGATAATCTCACCCTGCGCTTGGGTTCCGTTGGGGTGGGCTACACAGACTTGGTGGATACATTAACGCCCCCCACCATTGCCGATGATGCCCTGGGAATTCCTTCCCGTTTTGGGGAGTATGACCCCATTTACCGCCGGGGAGGGGGAGGGGCGGGCTCGAATTGGCAAATAACCCCGACTTTACAACTGAGTGCGGGTTACTTAGCCACTAACCCCAATGATCCCGACAGTGGTAATGGCTTGTTCAATGGCGGCCACCATGCCCTTGGTCAATTAGCCTACCAAACCGCCGATGGAGGTATTGGCTTTACCTATTCCCGTTCCTATTTTCCTGCTGGCGAGACCAATTTAATGGCGGGCACCGGTAGTTTCCTGGCTATTCAACCCTTCGGAGAGGCGATCGCCACGGCGGGGGATTTTTACACATTGCAAGGGTATTATCGCATCACTCCCCATGTGCAGCTCCATGCCTGGGGCGGTTATGTGGACGCCCAGGCCCAGGGCGGCGGAATGAGCAACTTGGCCGATGGCGTGGGAGGCACGGTGTTGAGGGAAGTGTCCTGGAATCGTTCCGCTATTTGGTATGGTTTGCTTGGCATTAGTTTCCCCGATGTGGGGGGAGAAGGGAATTTACCGGGCATTGCCTTGGGTATTCCTCCCACAGTCACGGCTAGTAACTTACCTGGAGCAGTGGGACAAACCACTCCCTACCATTTGGAAACGTTTTACCGCATTCAAATCAATGACAATATTTCTATCACCCCCGGATTTTGGGTAGTGCTAAACCCTGAAGCTAACAGCAATAACGCCACCCAATATGTGGGGCATATACGCACTAGCTTTCTGTTCTGA
- a CDS encoding TrkA family potassium uptake protein, with the protein MYVLIGGMGGIGSNLAKNLLKMGHTVAAVDTDPLACKYAREKIGVMAFEGSAVNTSVLLEAGVRKAGAVIAALQEDALNLALVTLSKHYGVPQIVVRMSDGDFAEPYRLAGATHIISTTELTLNRVINAIEYPQVDAMMHFEQGQIEVLKLSIPPNCSIVGRSVAAIAQDPRFPSGTLIIGYQANAHEDLKIPNGNTLLEDGSTILAVTKPELVRQLIDFMGLCQS; encoded by the coding sequence ATGTACGTTCTCATCGGTGGCATGGGGGGCATTGGCTCCAATCTGGCCAAAAATTTGCTCAAAATGGGCCACACGGTGGCGGCAGTGGACACCGATCCCCTGGCCTGTAAGTATGCCCGGGAAAAAATTGGCGTGATGGCGTTTGAAGGTAGTGCAGTCAATACCTCAGTTTTACTAGAAGCAGGGGTTCGTAAAGCGGGGGCTGTGATTGCGGCGCTCCAGGAAGATGCCCTAAATTTGGCTTTAGTCACCCTGTCCAAGCATTATGGGGTGCCTCAAATTGTCGTCCGCATGAGTGATGGGGATTTTGCTGAACCCTACCGTTTAGCCGGTGCGACCCACATTATCAGCACTACAGAATTAACCCTCAACCGGGTGATCAATGCCATTGAGTATCCCCAGGTGGATGCCATGATGCACTTTGAGCAGGGACAAATTGAGGTGCTAAAACTTTCCATTCCCCCCAATTGCAGCATTGTGGGCCGCAGTGTGGCGGCGATCGCCCAGGATCCCCGTTTTCCTTCCGGCACTCTGATTATTGGTTACCAGGCCAATGCTCATGAAGACTTAAAAATTCCCAACGGCAATACGTTACTCGAAGACGGTTCGACTATTTTGGCAGTGACCAAACCGGAGTTGGTGCGGCAGTTAATCGATTTTATGGGGCTGTGCCAGTCTTGA